The following coding sequences lie in one Oceanicola sp. 502str15 genomic window:
- a CDS encoding metallophosphoesterase codes for MKNLILNLFGKRAPGAAGAAFVGEAPAPETAFVAVGDIHGRDDLLVRMLERIEEEAAGLPIVFVGDYVDRGEASAAVLRRLKPMCDDGRAICLRGNHEEMMLDFARGKYPRWLAYGGLQTLASFGLGADITETGGTGLEAAHADLHDALEADGLLAWLSDLPRHWQSGNVAVTHAGADPARPIAEQSNSLTNGHPDFFSTPRPDGTWIVHGHYIRETHEIHPGRIAIDTGAYATGQLTAVVLAPDSAPRFLAT; via the coding sequence GTGAAGAACCTGATCCTCAACCTGTTTGGAAAGCGCGCCCCGGGGGCCGCCGGGGCCGCCTTTGTGGGCGAGGCCCCTGCGCCGGAAACGGCCTTTGTCGCCGTCGGGGACATTCATGGCCGCGATGATCTGCTGGTGCGGATGCTGGAACGGATCGAGGAAGAGGCGGCCGGGCTGCCGATTGTGTTCGTCGGGGACTACGTGGACCGGGGAGAGGCCTCTGCCGCTGTGCTCCGGCGGCTCAAACCGATGTGTGACGATGGCCGGGCGATCTGCCTGAGGGGCAACCACGAAGAGATGATGCTGGACTTCGCGCGGGGCAAGTATCCGCGCTGGCTGGCCTATGGCGGCTTGCAGACCCTGGCGAGCTTCGGTCTTGGCGCCGACATCACCGAAACCGGCGGCACCGGGCTGGAGGCGGCACATGCGGACTTGCACGACGCGCTCGAGGCGGACGGGCTGCTGGCGTGGCTCTCGGACCTGCCACGCCACTGGCAGAGCGGCAACGTGGCCGTCACGCACGCGGGGGCCGACCCTGCGCGGCCGATTGCAGAGCAGTCCAACTCACTGACCAACGGCCACCCGGACTTCTTTTCCACCCCGCGCCCGGACGGAACCTGGATTGTGCACGGCCACTACATTCGCGAAACCCACGAGATTCACCCGGGCCGGATTGCCATTGATACCGGGGCCTATGCCACCGGGCAGCTCACCGCCGTCGTACTCGCGCCCGACTCTGCTCCCCGTTTTCTGGCAACGTGA
- a CDS encoding peroxiredoxin: MALRINDTAPNLTVTTDQGEISLHDWIGDGWAVIFSHPKDFTPVCTTEFGAVAQLADEWAKRGTKVLGVSVDGVEDHKKWKGDIESFGGAAPGFPIVADDGLELAKAFDMLPAEAYLPDGRTPADTATVRSVYIIAPNKKVQLVMTYPMTVGRNFAEVLRALDGLQRTYEQPLATPANWEVGQDVIVALALDDAAATEKYGELDKKLPYLRFAKNPG; this comes from the coding sequence ATGGCCCTGCGTATCAACGACACCGCGCCCAACCTGACCGTCACCACCGATCAGGGCGAGATTTCCCTGCACGACTGGATCGGAGACGGCTGGGCGGTGATCTTCTCGCACCCCAAGGATTTTACCCCCGTCTGCACCACCGAGTTTGGCGCCGTGGCCCAGTTGGCCGACGAATGGGCCAAGCGCGGCACCAAGGTGCTTGGCGTTTCGGTCGACGGCGTGGAAGACCACAAGAAGTGGAAAGGCGACATCGAGAGCTTCGGCGGCGCGGCCCCTGGATTTCCGATCGTGGCCGATGACGGGCTGGAGCTGGCCAAGGCCTTCGACATGCTGCCCGCCGAGGCCTACCTGCCCGATGGCCGCACCCCGGCAGACACCGCGACTGTGCGCTCGGTCTACATCATCGCGCCGAACAAGAAGGTGCAGCTGGTGATGACCTACCCGATGACAGTAGGCCGCAACTTTGCCGAGGTGCTGCGTGCACTTGACGGGCTGCAGCGCACCTACGAGCAGCCGCTCGCCACGCCCGCCAACTGGGAAGTCGGGCAGGATGTGATCGTTGCCCTCGCGCTCGACGATGCCGCCGCGACCGAAAAATACGGGGAGCTGGACAAGAAGCTGCCCTACCTGCGGTTTGCCAAGAACCCGGGCTGA
- a CDS encoding glutathione S-transferase family protein, whose protein sequence is MKDSKLKVWGYDWVPDFAKGQVRDFRLRWALIEAGLSYDVDHVAMGTQGKPEHLARQPFGQVPVLEIDGAPMFESGAVVWRISETSEALLPPEIDRYAALSWVFAALNSVEPLTGVVGTVQTFVEDREAAERVAPTLRAMAGKKLKRLAGALGEKDYLLGDTFCVADLMMASVLHGLDGLNLIEDHPTLVTYRDRCLARPAYRKAMADQIAEIESNAAKYAR, encoded by the coding sequence ATGAAAGATTCGAAACTCAAGGTCTGGGGCTACGACTGGGTGCCCGATTTCGCCAAGGGCCAGGTGCGCGACTTCCGGTTGCGCTGGGCGTTGATCGAGGCGGGGTTGAGCTACGATGTCGATCACGTTGCCATGGGCACACAGGGCAAACCCGAGCATCTGGCCCGGCAACCTTTCGGCCAGGTGCCGGTTCTGGAAATCGACGGCGCCCCTATGTTCGAGAGCGGCGCTGTGGTCTGGCGCATCTCCGAAACCAGCGAGGCCCTGCTCCCCCCCGAAATCGACCGCTATGCCGCGCTGTCCTGGGTCTTTGCCGCGCTCAACTCGGTCGAGCCGCTCACCGGCGTTGTGGGCACCGTGCAGACCTTCGTTGAAGACCGCGAAGCCGCAGAGCGCGTTGCCCCGACCCTGCGGGCAATGGCCGGCAAGAAACTCAAGCGCCTTGCCGGGGCGCTGGGCGAGAAAGACTATCTGCTGGGCGATACCTTCTGCGTGGCCGACCTGATGATGGCCTCTGTGCTGCACGGGCTCGACGGGCTGAACCTGATCGAAGATCACCCGACCCTCGTGACCTACCGTGACCGCTGCCTCGCCCGCCCCGCCTACCGGAAGGCCATGGCCGACCAGATCGCCGAGATCGAGAGCAACGCGGCGAAATACGCCCGCTGA